The sequence below is a genomic window from Aureispira sp. CCB-E.
CTAAATAAGCATGGTGTTGAATGCTGGCAACATCGTGAAAAAATTGCCCTGTATTTTCCTCAATATTCCACAAAGCCAGTAAATCACTGCTGGAGGAAGGAATACATTTTTGGTTCCAGTCAAAAATTTCTCCATCCGTTCGAGCATCTTTCCAAAAACGAACTTCTTCAATGTACCCCTCAAAAGGTTGGTGTGTATTGGAACCATCGTCACCAATAATTAGATTTTCAGTGGTGTTGATGTTCGTCGTGTTTTTGCCTAGAGGATAGGCTTTATCATCTATAAATAAAGTTATTTCATCCCTAGAACGTCGTAGCCCAACGGAATGACATCGCCGATCTTCAAAAACAGAAGTATTGACCTCATATCTGTTTTTGCCAATTTCAGCAATTAGTTGCATGCCATCCTGTGTATTAATCATTAAGGCAAAGCCATTGCTAGCTAAATTTCTTTTAGAGATGATGGTAAGCATGGGGCTTTCTAAGGCAACATCTCGAACCATAGCTTCTATGGTGAAATCGTGGGTAGATAGGTTAAAATCACTGTGGTGATAAACCGTTGCTTTATCATCAGTGCCATCAAAATTAGCTGCCGCTTGTGCAGAAACTAAGTGAATGGATAACACCAATAATAGTAAAGTTAAAATTGAAGTTTTAAACATAATTTGTGTTTGTAAGGGTAATTATAAATTATATTAAAACACAAATATACAACGATAACGGTATAGAAAAAAGAGCTATTTATGAATGGTAGATGTAACTTTACGAATGGTGCAAATTGTTTGACAAACAGAGAAAATGGGTTAACGAATGGTGTATATGAATAAACGAACAGCGACCGTAGGGAATAGCTGATTGACTACTGTATTTTAAGCAAGGAATTAAAACCATTTTTTTAGTTCATTTTTAGTTACTTTCCCCAAAACATTTCTAGGCAAAGCAGATTGGATAATAAACTGACGGGGGATTTTATAGGCAGGAAGCGTTTCTTTGAGCCATTCTTTCAGTGCTTTTATGTCAATAGTAGTTTGATTGCCATCTTTGAGGACAAGGCAAGCAACGATCAATTCTCCCCATTCAGGATTGGGAATACCAACAACCGCAGAATCGCTAATTAAAGGATGTTTTCTAAGAATATCTTCAATTTCTAAAGCAGAGATTTTATAACCACCTGATTTTATAATGTCAACAGAATCTCTTCCTAAAATCTTGTAATAATTGTTGTTTAACAGAGCAATATCCCCACTCAAAAACCAACCATCTTCACTAAATGCCTTTTGAGTAGCTTCTGGTTTTCTCCAATACTCTTTAAAAACATTTGGTCCTTTGATTTGAATTTCGCCTGAAATATTTTCTGTGTTAATGACGCCTTGTTCATTGACCAAACGAATTTGTACGCCAGGCAATGCTTGTCCAATATGACCTGCTCTTCTTTCTCCATTATAAGGGTTTGAAATGCCCATACCTATCTCTGTCATTCCATAGCGCTCAAGCAAGATATGCCCACTGATTGTTTGCCACTTCTCTAAGACAGGAACAGGTAACGCAGCAGATCCAGAAACCATCAAACGAAAGGCTTCAACTGCTTTTGACCATCTTTGTTGTGTGTCTTCCGTTGCTTGTTCCCAACAGTTAATCAGTTTGAAATATATGGTTGGAACAGCCATAAAAATATTGATCTTTCCTTGACTAAATAATTCCCAAACTTTAGCCGCATTAAATTTAGGTAGAAATTGGCAACATCCTCCAACCCAAAGTGCACAACTCATCACATTGATAATACCATGCACATGATGTAGAGGCAAAACATTTAGAATGTGATCCTCTTGTTGCCATTTCCAAGCGTCTACTAAAGTACTAATTTGAAAATTTAAGTTGGCGTGTGTCGTTACGACCCCTTTAGGTAGGCTGGTGGTGCCACTAGTGTACAAAATCATAGCTCTGCGACTATCTTCGATGATAGGTAGTGTGGCTTTAACCCTAGATTGTAAAACAGTTTCGATTGTTAGCAAGCGAATATCTTCTTCTGCTGCAAGTGGTGCTAATAAATCATAGTAGGTTGGGTCAACAACTAATATCTTGGCACCAGTGTCTCGAAGTACATATTCCAAAGATGGTAATGGGTGCAGTACACAGAGCGGAACAGCAATACCACCCGCTCTCCAAATGCCCCATTGTAGGGCTGTATATTCAAAACTTGGACTTACTAAAAAAGCTACTCGTGCTTCTTTTAAATCCTCTGAACCATTTAGTAAATAGCTGGCAACATGAGTGGATTGGTTTAGTAATTCTTGATAACTATATTTTTTATGATTAGAAATAATCGCAGTACGATTTAGCCAATTTTGGGCACGTTCTATTAGCTGTAAGCCAAGTGTCATAGTTAGTAATTTGGAGTAGTAAATGTCAATGTTTTGTCAAGTTAGCAAAATACAGATAAAAATAAAGGATCTTAACTGAGATTTGACAACCTTTTTGGAGCAGAGGCAGTTTTTTCTAGCAGTTTGATAGATCTGTCCGTTGTGAAATTTTAGCAGACCATCTATCCTTGAATATTGATACATAAAATCATAAAAAATTAAACTAGTTGCTAAATTATGAAACATCTATTTCTATGTCTGTGTTTTGCTTTTTTGTATAATAATATTGTAGAGGCACAAGTCCCTCGAAAGATATTTGTAGAACATTTTACAAACACACTTTGTTCGCATTGTGCCAATCGAAATCCTGGTTTTTATACCAATTTGAATAATCAAAATGAGGCAATACATATTTCAATACATTCAGGAGTTCCTTACACACAATGTTTGTTGTATCAACAAAATGCTTCGCCCAGTGATGCTAGGCGTTTTTATTATGGAATACTTGGAACCCCTGCTTTGATTATCAATGGTTTTTCAATTCCTTTGAACAGTGATTATAGTCAAGCGTCTATTTTTGCACCTTTTCAATCTCAGACTAGTCCTATTCGGATTCGAATGGAACAGCAAAAATATGGTGATGATTCTATGCGAGTACGTGTAATTGTTAAAACGGAAGCCAGTCACAATTTGGGAACCGAACAATTGTGGGTTGGTTTAGCCGAAGATAGTGTATTTTATATGGGACCAAATGGGGAAGCAGAACACTATGATGTATATAGAGCTAGTTTAGGTTTTTTACCGATCAATATTCCTTCAACAGTTGGAGATTCTTTGGTTTATGATTATACCGCTTTTGCGAATGTTAATTGGGACTTTTCTCGCATCTTTGCTTTTGCAATGATCCAAAATACCAATAATAAATCGGTGACACAGTCGGAGTCTACTCAGCCTAATACTAATAATTTAACAACTGGAATACGAACGATCAAGCCTCAAAATGAGCTTCGTAATGTCTTATTATACCCTAATCCAACTCAAAATAAATTGAATATTGTGGTAGAGGAGCAAGAGGAAACAACAGTTGTTTTATACAACAATTTGGGGCAAGCGATGGTGCAGGAACGTTTTAGAGAAAATGTTACTTTACCTTTAGGTGAATTGCCCAAAGGCATTTATTGGCTTTATCTAAATAATCCTAAAGGAGTTAAGAGTGAGAAAATTGTACTAGAGTAAAAAAGAAATTATATGATGTTAGTAGTCCGTTGATTTTTTACTTTTTTACCAAAAAGATAAAAAAGCACATTTATATTAGTTTGATAATTAAAGTTTTAACACAAAACACAATAAATCTGCAACTTATTGATTATCAAACTAATAAAGTTTCTCAACGAACTATTGATAATGTAGTAGTTAGCTACGCTGCTACTTCGTGGTAGTTCGCTATCGCTTAGTTGTTTACTTTTTTAGCTCGGTTTGTTACTCCCTACGGTCGTGAGCTCGCAAGCTTAGTTACCAAAAAGATAAAAAAGGATTTATATTATATTGATAATGGGGAGGTCAATCAATGTCAAAACTTTTAAGCGTATTACGATCAAATGTCCATTCAGGAGTTACAAGCTGCGCGCCAAAATCTTCGGAATACCAAGGGGACAGGTCAGAATCGTTGAAGTTATGCAAAACGTGTATACTTTGAGCAGGCATATAGCTTTGAGCGAGTAAAAAAATCTTTTTACCCGTTGTTTCATGTTGCGCCACGTCTAACACAATAACGGCATGCCCTGGAAATCCTCCCCAAATAAAAACGTCACCAGGCGAAACGTTACTTATTGTTTTTTCTTTTAATTCTTTTGCTAAGGATGCGGTTCCTGCGTAGCAATAAATATTAGTCAGATACTTTTTAAAATTTTTATAAGAAGTATTGTGGCTATTATTTGCAGCACTAAAACTAACCTTACTGCCTTTGATAATCGGTTTTTTGCCTTTAACCCAATCTGAAAAACGAATGGTGTGTCCACTTGTATAATTGAAATGGATAGCATCGTAATCTTTTTTGCTGTAATGATATTCTGCTACCAAGCGCATTACAGCATCTGCACATTGTTGCAAGTCACGTTGTCCGATATCAATATCTAAAACACGAAAAGCACCCTCTTGATAGGGCTTTTCTGTGCCATTATAAAGCATGACTTTGGATGTCTTTGGAAGCAAAGGCAATCCTCTTAACCATGTCCCAAAGCTAGTGGGAGAGGATGGTGTTCTGGTGTATTGGGGTGGTGTGGGAATCTGCTTTTGAAGTGCTGATTGGGGATGATAAGTATCCAGCCAACTATACTGAGTATAATTGGCTAGAGTAGCGGATGCATTATTATTTGTTGTTTGAATAACCTCAGCAGGAATATTTTTGCTACCATTTGTATTGTTTGTTGTCGAGGTAGAAGAATTCGAAAGAGTAGTAGAGCCAATTGCGTTTTCTATAGGTGTCGTAGTAATTGCTGTTTTATTAGAACGAGCGTGTTTTTCTCCACAACTAGTACAATTGAGCAGACTTGCTACAATCAAAAAGAGTAGTAATTTCATAAGGTTAGACTAACTAAAAAAGATTATTTCCACGCATTTAATGTCCAGTCATATTCATAAAAATCCAATGAATAATCGTGAGGGATTTTGGTGCTGCGATGTGCATTGATAAATTCGGGAATTGAAGGGAAAAAATCATCTTTATACCATTTAAAAATAGGAGATAATTTTACCATATTGTTTTCTTTTTCTAAGTACAAAAAAGAAGGGTCGTCTAATGCCAATTGGCATTGGCGATTGATTTGATTGTTGACATCTCCAGGAGTATATGCAAATGATGGGATAGGAGGGCAACCTTTGGCAGCACAAACCAAGACAAAATGAAGCCTAGGGTCTTTATATTCCTTAAATATGATTTTATACTCTAAATGATCCAATGTCATCATCTCTTTGCCTACTTTATGTTTATCTTTTTTAAAGAATTTGTTCGTGTCCGCAACTTTTTCTATCGGATAAGTTTCCAACACAGCATTTATAACCAATAGATTGTAGCAATTAATTAAGTAAGCTTTGCGTCTATAAACGTCAACAGAGTTAACGGGAGTCTCGCCAATAAAATCAACGAGAAGTGCTAAGTCGGAGCGATCTTGTTTTAGATCGGCATATTTGATATTGCCTTCTATGGCATATGCCTTAAAAAAGTCATCCGCTTTGATAAAAAATTCAGCAGCATCTTTGATGGGAGTAGCTGCAAAAAGGTGCGTATAGATTGCCGTTAATAAGACAGATAATAGGAGCTTTTTCATGATACAATAATTTTTTTAGTTTAGGTCCATAATTTATATCGGGGGCTTTTTTATCTAATGCTATTGATTCAATTTGCATTGATATTAATTGAATGTTACAAATGGTTCAAAAATCTTACCTCTTTTGGTTAAAGTTAAAAAAAAGGTAAATATTTGGAAATTAAATCTTTAATTTTGTTTTTCAGATGTTTTTATGATGAAATTTTGACTGACAGGAGCCGCAATTTGTTTCCCAGAAGCATCTAACAATTCTAACTTAACTTCATAAGTTCCTATGTCAAGTCCCTCCAAAAGG
It includes:
- a CDS encoding acyl-CoA synthetase translates to MTLGLQLIERAQNWLNRTAIISNHKKYSYQELLNQSTHVASYLLNGSEDLKEARVAFLVSPSFEYTALQWGIWRAGGIAVPLCVLHPLPSLEYVLRDTGAKILVVDPTYYDLLAPLAAEEDIRLLTIETVLQSRVKATLPIIEDSRRAMILYTSGTTSLPKGVVTTHANLNFQISTLVDAWKWQQEDHILNVLPLHHVHGIINVMSCALWVGGCCQFLPKFNAAKVWELFSQGKINIFMAVPTIYFKLINCWEQATEDTQQRWSKAVEAFRLMVSGSAALPVPVLEKWQTISGHILLERYGMTEIGMGISNPYNGERRAGHIGQALPGVQIRLVNEQGVINTENISGEIQIKGPNVFKEYWRKPEATQKAFSEDGWFLSGDIALLNNNYYKILGRDSVDIIKSGGYKISALEIEDILRKHPLISDSAVVGIPNPEWGELIVACLVLKDGNQTTIDIKALKEWLKETLPAYKIPRQFIIQSALPRNVLGKVTKNELKKWF
- a CDS encoding T9SS type A sorting domain-containing protein; this encodes MKHLFLCLCFAFLYNNIVEAQVPRKIFVEHFTNTLCSHCANRNPGFYTNLNNQNEAIHISIHSGVPYTQCLLYQQNASPSDARRFYYGILGTPALIINGFSIPLNSDYSQASIFAPFQSQTSPIRIRMEQQKYGDDSMRVRVIVKTEASHNLGTEQLWVGLAEDSVFYMGPNGEAEHYDVYRASLGFLPINIPSTVGDSLVYDYTAFANVNWDFSRIFAFAMIQNTNNKSVTQSESTQPNTNNLTTGIRTIKPQNELRNVLLYPNPTQNKLNIVVEEQEETTVVLYNNLGQAMVQERFRENVTLPLGELPKGIYWLYLNNPKGVKSEKIVLE
- a CDS encoding DUF4846 domain-containing protein codes for the protein MKLLLFLIVASLLNCTSCGEKHARSNKTAITTTPIENAIGSTTLSNSSTSTTNNTNGSKNIPAEVIQTTNNNASATLANYTQYSWLDTYHPQSALQKQIPTPPQYTRTPSSPTSFGTWLRGLPLLPKTSKVMLYNGTEKPYQEGAFRVLDIDIGQRDLQQCADAVMRLVAEYHYSKKDYDAIHFNYTSGHTIRFSDWVKGKKPIIKGSKVSFSAANNSHNTSYKNFKKYLTNIYCYAGTASLAKELKEKTISNVSPGDVFIWGGFPGHAVIVLDVAQHETTGKKIFLLAQSYMPAQSIHVLHNFNDSDLSPWYSEDFGAQLVTPEWTFDRNTLKSFDID
- a CDS encoding DUF547 domain-containing protein yields the protein MKKLLLSVLLTAIYTHLFAATPIKDAAEFFIKADDFFKAYAIEGNIKYADLKQDRSDLALLVDFIGETPVNSVDVYRRKAYLINCYNLLVINAVLETYPIEKVADTNKFFKKDKHKVGKEMMTLDHLEYKIIFKEYKDPRLHFVLVCAAKGCPPIPSFAYTPGDVNNQINRQCQLALDDPSFLYLEKENNMVKLSPIFKWYKDDFFPSIPEFINAHRSTKIPHDYSLDFYEYDWTLNAWK